The segment ACTTTTTGCCTGCAAACTGTGGTCTACCTGCCGGACAGGAACCCGAAGGAGAATTTGTCGATCGCTTAATTTGTCGCCCTAATAGTTTAGTGGCGCAGCAAATGGTAAAGGGCTGCATTGAGGACAAATATGCCCCCTACGGATTGCATCGGCTAGGAATTACGTTGCATGTGTATGCCGACACCTGGGCGCATCAAGGGTTTGCGGGTGTGAATCACCGCATTAATGAGGTGACTCGAGTCACTGATGCCGAAGGAAAGCTCGATCGCTCTTTAGTGAAGCGGTTGGCGGGCTATTTTATTAGTGAAGCCTTGCCCTTAGGACATGGTGCAGCCTTGAGCTATCCAGACAGACCGTTCCTACGATGGGGATATACCAATGGTAGGGGCGATCGCATTTTACGCGACAATCCTAAAGATTTTTTGGAAGCGGCTGACCATTTGTGCCAAGCTATTCGCCGCTATCAATTAGGCGATGCTGAAGCACAAGTCGTAGGGCTATTGGAACCTGATAAAACCACGATCGCTTATCTGCTGCAAAACATTACTGATGATGACAAGTTTGTGCGGCATCAGAAATGGTTAAAAGCGATCGCCGAGGGCAAATTTAGCTTTGGTAGAGCCAAGGTTTCATACATTAGTAAGGGCAAAGGCTCTTGGAAATACCTGTCGCTAGGGACTGAAAAAGCGGTCGATTCGGAGAATGAAACGTTTCCTTATCAAACGGCTTTTCTCAATAGCGATTGGAAACGGTTTCATGACGCGCTTCAGGCACACCACTTCCACGTTTTACACGAACTGTTACCGCAATACGGCATTTGCACAGTGTAAAGCTTCTAAACTCTCTCAACTCTCTAAAACTGGGGTGCTAGGATTCGAACCTAGGAATGGCGGGACCAAAACCCGCTGCCTTACCACTTGGCGACACCCCAATATGTTTCACCTTAGTAATAGTAACAGCTAGTAGCGCTGTGGTGTCAACTTATGCAAATTTCTTTGAGAAGGAGCGATCGCGCTGAACTAAAACTATCTACTCAAAACTTCCCGTAACAATTCTTCTAAAGCTTCTAAATCTGCTTTCTGAAGTTTCCCAAATTGTCATACTCTGCATCATCGGGGTTATCCCAAACCGTTTGCAAAATGGGTTCTGATAGCTTTGAAGCTGCTCTGACCAATGCTTTGTCTCGGTGACGTTGGGCTAGAAAATCTACAAAGTCCTCAACCTCGATCATTTTATCGGAGGGCAGGTTGCGGATTTTTTCTAGAAGCCGTTGTTCAATGAAAGTTGATGGAGTCATGATTGGGAGGGCGATCGCGCATCAATGATCCACAGCTTATTTCAGGTTGGAGGAAGAAGGCGATCGCTGAGTCATTGGTGGTGGGGCGATCGTGCCATGCTTTCGGATTGTTATATACTGCGGCTGAAGCAAGGGCGATCGCAATGTTCGAGAAAATCTTGAAGGTGATCCGAGAAAAAGTCCGACTCAAGCAATATGTGATGACGCTTCACGCTGAGGAAGAAATGGCAGATGATGCTTTTAGCATCTACGACGTTGAAAGCGGAGTTTTAACAGGAGAAATTTTAGAGTGCCAGAAAGATCGGGTAGCGAGGGAATCAAAATATCGCATTCAGGGCGAAGCTCCTACAGGGGAGCCAATCGAAATTATTGTCAAGTTCAGCCCAACTGGAAAGGTCGTTATTATTACAGTGTATGTTCCATGAGGTAACCTCAATGATTTGTGATGTTTGTGGTCAAGCCCATGCAAAGCTCCGTCACATTTCTAGAGCCTATGGGAAAGACGACGATTTACTGGTGATTGAAAACATTCCGATGATCAGTTGTCCTGATTGTGGGGAGAGTTACTTTACGGCTGATACGCTGCACGAAATTGAGCGGATTAAAACCAATCGGCAGAGCCTTGCTGTTGAGCAGACAGTTGAAGTGGCGAGTTTTACGGTGTTGGAAGAAGTCGGTTAGGGAATCGCGCTGAATCAAACTCATAACTCTCAAGCACAATCTTATGGTTGAAGTTCTTTGAGGCGGTTCAAAGCGTTCTGCCGCCATTCCTTGCTATCGCCCTGTTTTTGGTAGAGATCAACAGCTTTTTGGAGGTCAGCTATCGCGCCTGATTTATCGCCCAAGGCAGAACGGGCATTCCCTCGACCGTAGAAGGCGTTAGCCAAGTCAGTCTTGAGCTTGATGGCTCGGTCGTAGTCAGCGATCGCTCTTGTGTTGTCGCCTAGGCTGTAGTAGGCATTTCCTCGAATATAGTAGGCATCTGCATAGTCAGGTTTGAGCTTGATAGCCTGGTCAAGATCCGCGATCGCTCCTTTGTTATCACTTAGGACATATCGGATATTCCCTCGACTGTAGTAGGCATCTACATAGTCGGGTTTGAGCCTGATAGCTTCGTCAAAATCCGCGATCGCAGCTTGACCCTCTTTTTGGTTTTGCTTTTCTAGCCCCCTATTGAAGAAGCTTTCAGCAGTTCTTGGCGACGAACTAAAAGCAGAGACTACCAAAAAAACGCCAATCGCGGCAGTCATAAACCCGAATAATGGTCTTCTCTTATAGAAGGATTCCAACTCAAAAGCAAATTCTAAAACGGAAGATTTCAATGACTCGAATGTTTCTAAAAGTTCATCCTCTAGCTGTGCACGTCTTTCTTCCCTTTCCTGTGCCTCTTGTCTTTCTCTCTCCCCCTGCTTTGCCTGTGCCTCCTGTCTTTTCCTTTCTTCCTGCCGTGCCTGTGCTTTTTCTTTTAGTCTTACTTGTTCAGCCCTTAGTCTTTCCTGTTCTTCGCATCGTTTCCGTTCTTCCTGCTCTTGCCTAAGTTTTTCAGCTTTTAGGCGATCTTGTTCTTGCCGTTTTGCTAGCAGTTCCTTTACAGCTTTCTCAATGCCCTCTACCACATTCTCAAAAGCTTTACGCTGAGGTCTCCAATCGGCAAGTGGAGTTCCTCCGCTGGGATATACTTGCAATTTTGCAAATGGTAACTTCTGCCAACCTACTACCTCTTGCAAAAGAATCGGCACTACACATGCTTCCTCTGCCTCATGTCGTGCCATCGCATCCGGTAACTCAATCTCATAGCAATACCTGGAAGCCACAAACGCTGGGCTAATTAGCAGCAAAATAACATCTGCTGTCCGCATGTGGCGATCGATCTCCTCCTCCCACTCAGACCCCGCCACGATCTCACGGTCATGCCAGGAACTAATTACGCCCTGCCGCTTCAGACCACTCAAGTGAACCTCTAACTTGTCCCGCAAAGGCTTATCCTCGCGGGAATACGAGAAAAAGACCTCAATTGGCTGTCGCTCCATGCCCATCCTCGTCTTATTCTGTCGGTCTATAAACTCTCTCCCCAATAATTGTAATGATATGGGCAATGTCATCGTTTACAAAACCAAAGAGTCTCTAACTGAAAAGGCTAGCGAGTAAGAAGTAACGCTTGAGCATTTGTGACAAACGCCTAAGCAAAACAAACAAACGCTTATTCATTCATAAGTGACGCTTAAGCAAAACAAACAAATGCTTAAGCAGATCCTCAAAACGCTTCAGCATTTACAACAAACCTTTAGTCATTCATGAGTAACGCTTAAGCAAAACAAACAAATACTTAAGCAGATCCTCAAAACGCTTAAGTATTTGCAACAAACCTTTGAGCATTCGTTAGTAACGCCTATTCAGAAGAAGCGATCGCCCTGAAACACCTCTGTCTGACACGGTAAAAAACAACCACGAGCTAACATTCTTAAAAATCAGCATATTGCGGAGGACTCGCTCCAACCCGCTTCGTGATTTTTGGATATTGCCCCTTAGCTGCCTTTTCCTCGATCGCCATCACATCAATTTGATGCCACCAATCATCCCCAAAATCAAACCAATATCCAAATGACTCATCAACCGATAAGCCGATGGATGCGATCGCCGTACTCGCTGCATCTTCAACAGGTTCATCTTCAAATAGCGAATCTGCAAATACTTGCTTCAACCCATATCGCCTTGCATTAGGATCTTGCGGTCCCCGACCTCCCACCTGAAACTCATACATGTGCGCTTCTTCCCGATCAAACGCCTCAAAAATAACGTTGTGGAGATCCTCTAACGTATTGCTCCCCTTAATCTCGATCGTGCGAGAGATTTCCGGATTCTTAGCAATGAACTGATCTGAGACAGACCCACTCACTAAAAACCCATCCAACACATACAGTGCATCAGGAGATGACGGTGT is part of the Timaviella obliquedivisa GSE-PSE-MK23-08B genome and harbors:
- a CDS encoding DUF2281 domain-containing protein translates to MTPSTFIEQRLLEKIRNLPSDKMIEVEDFVDFLAQRHRDKALVRAASKLSEPILQTVWDNPDDAEYDNLGNFRKQI
- a CDS encoding type II toxin-antitoxin system MqsA family antitoxin encodes the protein MICDVCGQAHAKLRHISRAYGKDDDLLVIENIPMISCPDCGESYFTADTLHEIERIKTNRQSLAVEQTVEVASFTVLEEVG
- a CDS encoding DUF4258 domain-containing protein — its product is MGGRSRINDPQLISGWRKKAIAESLVVGRSCHAFGLLYTAAEARAIAMFEKILKVIREKVRLKQYVMTLHAEEEMADDAFSIYDVESGVLTGEILECQKDRVARESKYRIQGEAPTGEPIEIIVKFSPTGKVVIITVYVP
- a CDS encoding tetratricopeptide repeat protein, with protein sequence MERQPIEVFFSYSREDKPLRDKLEVHLSGLKRQGVISSWHDREIVAGSEWEEEIDRHMRTADVILLLISPAFVASRYCYEIELPDAMARHEAEEACVVPILLQEVVGWQKLPFAKLQVYPSGGTPLADWRPQRKAFENVVEGIEKAVKELLAKRQEQDRLKAEKLRQEQEERKRCEEQERLRAEQVRLKEKAQARQEERKRQEAQAKQGERERQEAQEREERRAQLEDELLETFESLKSSVLEFAFELESFYKRRPLFGFMTAAIGVFLVVSAFSSSPRTAESFFNRGLEKQNQKEGQAAIADFDEAIRLKPDYVDAYYSRGNIRYVLSDNKGAIADLDQAIKLKPDYADAYYIRGNAYYSLGDNTRAIADYDRAIKLKTDLANAFYGRGNARSALGDKSGAIADLQKAVDLYQKQGDSKEWRQNALNRLKELQP
- a CDS encoding plasmid pRiA4b ORF-3 family protein; amino-acid sequence: MSPSLLDRNPMAWMIMVNGLIVDARSLPRLIQEEAYAKGLIPYIPGDRSSEDEAITQESPGEKSQSDRSKAITPSSPDALYVLDGFLVSGSVSDQFIAKNPEISRTIEIKGSNTLEDLHNVIFEAFDREEAHMYEFQVGGRGPQDPNARRYGLKQVFADSLFEDEPVEDAASTAIASIGLSVDESFGYWFDFGDDWWHQIDVMAIEEKAAKGQYPKITKRVGASPPQYADF